TCCGTTGGCATCGCTGACCCTCAAAATGTGAAGGTTTTGCAGACAGTTGCTAGAGTTCAGAGCAGAAAAGTTGTTTATTGAGATTTCAAACAGTCCTCTACAGCATAGCAGGAAGCCGAGCCTATTTGTGAGGATGTTGTGGTTGGTATAAGACACATCTCTTTTGTCTCCAGAGGGGGTATCAGTTATCCTGTGAAGGCTGTTTGGGTTTTACTGTCAGTGAACATTCACACACATAATGCAACGCAAATGAGGGCAACAGTGATCAAGTCTGGTGCTGCCGAGGGCAGAATGTCACAAAGGAGAACCACaacgaaaaaaaaacatggctttGTACACAAGCAACTTCCTGAAATTCAAGCTGGAGGGGCCGGTTAATGTTTTTTCCTAACGTCTCGGTTTATTTAGTAGCTCAATATCATGCTTGATTCTGATGATAAAGAAATGTGGAGCAAAATACTGCTTTGTAAGGAGCATCAACTGTTATCAGTGTAACTTCATCTCATCTCAGCTGTTTGACTTAGATGAACCCCACAGAGAGCGGAAGCAACTAAACAGCACAACTGTAAACACTCAGTATGACATTTAATGCAGGCGTGATCAAATggtcaaaaattattttggagtCATCACAACAAACAGCTGAGATATCCAGCACAGTCCATTAATTGTTTTAGGGAGATaatagttaaaaatgtatttgtggtcTCTGTCAATGCACACATGGATTAGGTTCATGTTAACACATTACTTCAAGCACTCCAGTATTCCTTGTGGCCACACGCTCAGGCGTAAATCTGACTTGGGCCTCTGGTGTGAGTGTTGTCATCTCCTAGCCGTTCTTGGGTTGACTGGGTAGGTTTGACGATGCTGACGTAGTCCTGAACACCTACGTCCATGTTTTTAGCTCTGAGAGCAGCTGTGTGAAGCTTCTCCAGGAAGTCTGGCATGCCTGTGGGACAGAGAGGAAGTTGTATGACTTACGGTAAAAGCAAAGTAAACAGGTGATAAGAAACACCAGTTGCTGAAAGAGCAGATTTGAAGAACAGCTTTAATGATGGCAGCAAATTCATCTTTGAAAATCCATACTGTGATTCTACTACTATTCATTGGGCTAATCACAATGCAATgcagatatttagcagaatatctcagctctgtaggtcctcacaatgcaagtgaatgggtgtcaaaaaaTTATATACTCCAAagtccacataaaggcagcataaaattaatccatatgactccagtggtttaatccatgtgctcagacacgatatgataggtgtgggtgagaaacaaatcaagtccttttttgtcataattctcctccctacccagtagggggtgatatgcaagaAGGATATGTATCACTAAAAACAGAAGGAGGATGAGAAAGAGAAAGTAAAGTGAAAATTGACTGagcaaggagaatttatagtattaatttttttttggcccttatgtggattttggagcttcaaaattttggcacccattcacttgcattgtattgacctaaagagctgaaatattcttctgaaaatgttCAATTTAAGTTTAGCAAgcgaaagaaagtcaaacacatctgagatgacatgagggtgagtaaatgactaaaaattaaatatgaaaaaaaaaaaaaaaagactagggAAATAAATTTACTGTCTGGACAGGAAATACATTCAAGGTCCAGATAGAAATGCAAATTACAGAATAATGTGTGAGAGCAAATAAAAGATGGCTCACCACTCGATACCATCCAGCTGACGCAGTAGCGAGGAAAGGCTGTCTGAGGGTCATCACTGTAAGTCAGCAGGTAGTCAAAGCCATTCTGTTAAGACATGATAACTAGATTAAGACTTTGCACACACCATGACCAAGAGTAGACAGACTGACACACAGACCATCCTATTCTCACCTCATCAAATGATAAATGTGGGCGGATGACCATCTTAGACTGGTAGGAATGAACTCTGACATATTCCTGGGTCTCTGGGATACTGGGGTGTTTAACAGCTCTGAGTAGAGAAAGAAGGCAAGAATGTAAGAGAAACACATCAAGCATTTAATACCAAATCgataaaaatacacaacacaatgtaGCCTAATTGACTGTTTcctcaactggcccaaaactctcACATGAGATTGCAAGAATACCACCACCGACCTGGAGACTAAGATCATCAAGTTGTTCTCCATATCAACGTGATAACGGCGCACGTAGACGTAGTCTCTGGAGTACATAGGATACTGCACAGGAAAGTTAATCAAGTTATTACATGTTATTTGCTATTTATTTGCATACATATTTAAGTCTGAATCACTCAAGCAATGTCTTTATCAAAGAATGCTTATACACTTGGACAGCACAAATGAATCCAGCAAGAAGGATTGATGAAACATGACAGAAAGTAGATTAATCTTAAGAAAGGCTTTTAAATCTTCTACTAGATTACACTACAGTTAATTCAACTAAGACCCAATCCACTGCCCATTGCAAAAATCTCAGGGATTCTTCTTCATGACAGTACACAGCAGGAAACATGATTCACAGCTTACTGGAAAATGTGTTGCCCAATGTATGATCTCGGTGCCCGTGTTGGCATCCCTGTCCACTACTTCCAATTTGATAACCAGCGCATCCCACTTCTTCCTGTACTCCGTGTCCAACTGGAGTAAAGGGAGATATATGAGAGAGGGTCTAAACCTAACATTCAAGCAACAAGAACAGATACCAGGCACATACATATGCAGGTGATGTCTGAAAGTAAATCTTGATTACACGATCACCCACGACAAACTTACAATTTGCTTTACTTTGTCTTGCCGGAATAATGAAGTAAAACTAAAGCAGTTTAGGATAACATGcttcatattaaatatttttgtaccTGAACGTTGAAGAATTGCCGGGGGGTGACATCTGTGTATGAAccaaacactgtaaaaaataaaaagggtcaGTCATGTAAATATGTCAAACTTTTTAAAAATGGACACAGTTACCTAGTGtacaaagtcaacatgaaatgtcgTTTGCAACCCATTTTGGTTCCTTAGAGGCGAGTACTTCTATTCATTATATTCTCATCATTCActaatcctcatgccatcccagatgtggatgactttcttctgcagaacacaaaaaaagattttaaaaagaatatttcagctctgtaggtccatgcaacgcaagtgaatggtgaccaaacacttgaaagctccaaaatccacataaaggcagcataaaagtaatctatacagtaaatcaatgtcttctgaagtgatccaatcagttttgggtgagaactgaccaaaacataactcctttttcactgtacatcttgtcattgcagtctctaagcagtcatgattacacttccaagtgcttgacatatgcgcagagcactagatggtgcttgGAAGAgcaatcaagcttaaaatcatgatcaccatggagacggctgatgtcaagatttatagtgaaatagTGGTTGGTTCTTacccaaaatcaattagatcGCTTCAAGAAacttgatttaaccactgaagtcgaatggattattttattattgcctttgtgatttttgaagctttcaagttttggtcaccattcacttgtattgtatggacgtgcatagcggagatattcttctaagtcATACAAGtgtgggatggcacgagggtgagaaaatgacgagagaattttcattttatggtgaactactcctttaatctGATTTGTATTATAATCTGCATTTTTGACTGAAACTGGGTGATTGGATCCTGAAAAGTGATCTATACATACCAGAACGGAGAAAGGAGTTTCAAGTGGAAAGGTGTTGAAAAAaagggcttggtgatgtcagatgAAAAAGAAAGTTGTTACAGAGTAAGAGATTCCAAatacaaacttttttttaatttttttttaataacatgcaCAGATGAATCGTGCACAATATGATTAGGAACGTGCATTTTGATTCCATGTTGACTTCAAAAAGTTtgacaaagtaaaaaaagaaaataaaaaaggaacatGTCATTGAGAAGTACAGTAAATCTATGAGTTAAATACATACCTCTGTACTCAAACAGATGGCTACCCTGGATTGGTCTCCTCCACACTCTGAAGTTTTTCTTTTCCATGACCATCTCCCATACTGGATCCACAACCACAGCTGTTTTTGAGGTTCCATTATGGTTTCTCACAGCTTCCAATGCTTGCAGCTCCCATGCACACCTAATGGTGAATTTTAGAGGaaatgtgcttaaagggatagttccccccaaaattttaattctctcatcatttacagacCCTCGTGCCATTCGAGATGTGTTtgactatcttctgcagaacacaaattaagatttttagaagaatatctcaactacATACATGGGAATGgttgccaaaattttgacactccaaaaattacataaaggcaatataaaagtaatccatattactccagtggttaaatccatattttctgaagtgatatgataggtgtgggagtgAAAcaagtcaatatttaagtctatatCGGCTTGAAAtcattctccctgcccagtaggggcaatatgcatgaagaatgtaaatcaccaaaccacaagaagaatgtgaaagttaaagtggagattgactgagtaggaagaatttatagtaaaaataacttaaatatggacagtttctcacccacaccaaggcaaggcaaggcaagtttatttaaataGCACATGTCATAcccaatggtaattcaaagtgctttacatagaagagattaaaataagaataaaaaaaaacaaaaataattgaaagtttagaataaaataaaatacagtacaaacagtcggacacacagtgctcattcagtaaatgcacagctaaacagatgtgttttgagtctggatttgaatgtgactactgtaggagcacatctgatctcttctggaagctggttccagctgcggctggcataatagctaaaagcagactctccttgcttagagtgaacccaaTCAAATCAATCGcttctggagacattgatttaagcactggagttttagggattttggcacccattcactcgtatagtatggaccaaaagagctgataaGCTCTCCTaaagaaatcttcatttgagtgaaagtcatacatatctgggatggcataagggtgaataagtgatgagagaatattcattttcattgggttgacctattcctttaattgtaatGATTTGTTTAACTGCAACAATgcataaacaattaattaaattaaaacacaatGGACAAAACCCAGGGATATACCTCCTCAGCTCATCATCTTGGATCTTCTCATCCTCCCACATGAAGACTCCAGCCAGTGCCGCTATGAGTTTTCCAGTGGGGGCATGTTTGCTCTGCAGCCGCCGCCATATGCTGCCTACGAGTGTCCACCTGGTTCTCTCGGAGTACAGGTTTGAATACAACTCCCCAATCTGAAAAGCCCTTCTCAACCTCTGACCGGTCACAAAACTACAGTGGTTGGCAAATATAGACAGCAGTCCCTCCTTCTTCTTGTCAGAAGctagtttgtttgtttcttttcctGCTTTCTGGAGCCATGACAGCAGCAGGCCCACTCGCTGCCCCATCCAAGAGAAAGTCCACGATTTGTTGTTAATTTTACCAGTGACATTACTTTGTTTATAAGTGCTGAAGTTTTGCAGGCGAACAGCTCTGGCACCTATGCTGCAAACATGGCGATGCTGGACGGAGGAGAACATCTTTATTTCTAGAACCAACTATTGCGCAATCTGATATCTAGATTTGACGTTCGGAAGTGCTGCTTATAGTTTTAAACCCCTCGAATTAGCTAAATAGCAACGCTTTACTATACAAACGAGTTCCCATGTGGTAGTAGTACTCAGATAACAAGTGCAACCCAATGTCAAACTGACATGCACGAGCTTTTATCTTGCAATATAGTTAGCGActgttttgtatgttttaatgGAAAGATGAAATGCACGAGAGTAAACAAGTTCTAATaacgttttggtattttcattgcATATTATGATCAACTATAATAATCTTTTACTGGATAAACAGATAATTTGACATTTACGAGCAAGTGCAATAACAGATCTAGCTAGCCACGCAGTGAGCAACGCAGACAAGCAACCTCGCGCgaactgtaaataaatcaacTAAAATAACTCTGATATCTTGAACAGTGCGTCATACTTTTAGTATTTCCCAACGGATAGATTTATTACCGTATTTCTGTCCTTAAGTTAATCTTACTTTTTTATCGTCATGCGTTAGCCTCATGTCCTCACGCCTCTTCAGTGGAGTGTGAGTTGCGTGACGAACACGCCCGTTGGTCACGCCCGTTTCATAATTCGGGAGTTTCCATTGGTCCTTTGTTACGTCGAGTGTGTAGCTTTCATTCTAATTGGCTGTCACGGCTCTGTTTTC
The sequence above is drawn from the Xyrauchen texanus isolate HMW12.3.18 chromosome 43, RBS_HiC_50CHRs, whole genome shotgun sequence genome and encodes:
- the LOC127636086 gene encoding stAR-related lipid transfer protein 7, mitochondrial-like, which encodes MFSSVQHRHVCSIGARAVRLQNFSTYKQSNVTGKINNKSWTFSWMGQRVGLLLSWLQKAGKETNKLASDKKKEGLLSIFANHCSFVTGQRLRRAFQIGELYSNLYSERTRWTLVGSIWRRLQSKHAPTGKLIAALAGVFMWEDEKIQDDELRRCAWELQALEAVRNHNGTSKTAVVVDPVWEMVMEKKNFRVWRRPIQGSHLFEYRVFGSYTDVTPRQFFNVQLDTEYRKKWDALVIKLEVVDRDANTGTEIIHWATHFPYPMYSRDYVYVRRYHVDMENNLMILVSRAVKHPSIPETQEYVRVHSYQSKMVIRPHLSFDENGFDYLLTYSDDPQTAFPRYCVSWMVSSGMPDFLEKLHTAALRAKNMDVGVQDYVSIVKPTQSTQERLGDDNTHTRGPSQIYA